A genome region from Setaria italica strain Yugu1 chromosome III, Setaria_italica_v2.0, whole genome shotgun sequence includes the following:
- the LOC105913993 gene encoding zinc finger MYM-type protein 5-like has product MSFRVRKYDSGCEKHKKKKRLALAAQAQKGALERFVVTENQTSTENQTQEDNDGNRGGNTNNVEAHTLELGSPVIDPNNVEAHTPENQTQENANVGDATLDRSPNIESENDLRVPFQPNIFDPRYWDGFDQKMIDTLIQKGPKRELSIQKGPNDRLFRRFSTSLYTRVLSNGEKSDREWLVYSKEFDRVFCFCYKLLRKGHLRSQLANEGFNDWSHVNIRLKEHETSADHITSMASWYNMRLRFNEN; this is encoded by the coding sequence ATGTCTTTTAGAGTTAGAAAATATGATTCCGGTTGTGAAAAgcataagaagaagaaaagactAGCTCTTGCTGCTCAGGCTCAGAAGGGTGCACTTGAGAGATTTGTTGTTACAGAAAATCAAACTAGTACAGAAAATCAAACTCAGGAAGACAATGATGGGAATCGTGGTGGTAACACAAACAATGTTGAGGCTCACACTCTTGAACTTGGTTCACCTGTAATTGATCCTAACAATGTTGAGGCTCACACTCCTGAAAATCAAACTCAGGAAAATGCCAATGTTGGCGATGCTACCCTTGATAGATCACCTAATATTGAAAGTGAAAATGATTTGAGGGTTCCTTTTCAGCCTAATATATTTGATCCAAGATATTGGGATGGATTTGATCAAAAAATGATTGATACTTTGATCCAGAAAGGTCCTAAAAGGGAGTTGTCTATTCAAAAAGGTCCAAATGACAGATTATTCAGAAGGTTTTCTACATCACTATATACTAGAGTTCTATCAAATGGAGAAAAGAGTGATAGAGAATGGCTGGTATATTCCAAAGAGTTTGACAGAGTATTTTGTTTTTGCTACAAATTATTGAGAAAGGGGCATTTAAGAAGTCAGCTGGCAAATGAGGGTTTCAATGATTGGTCACATGTTAACATCAGACTTAAAGAACATGAAACTAGTGCAGACCATATTACAAGTATGGCATCTTGGTACAACATGCGTCTCAGGTTTAATGAAAATTAG